The window ACGACGCGCTTGCCCTCGAATTGCGGGATCTTCGAAATAAAGCTCGACAGCGACCAGGCGTACCCCTGTTCGCCGTCGAACACGGAATCGAACATCTCCCAGCGATAATCCGCGGCATCGCGGTGAAACAAATTCTGCATCATATGCGCGATGTCGGCGCGGCCTTTATGGGCGCCATAGATGTAGTCGTAATAGATTGCGTCCGGCGTGAAATGGCCGGCAAAGCGCGCGCCGTCGCCGGATTCCGCCGACTGCGTGAAGTCATCCAGCAATTTTGCGAATTCCTCGGCCGTCATGTCGCTCCCACGCCGCTCGCTGCTTGGCTGCAAGCTTATTGGGCCGACACTATCAACACGGATGGATTTGGGAAGGCGTCCGCGGCCGCCGCTATTCCGCGGCTTGCAGCAACGGCTGTGGCGGCATCCGGGCCAGCCAGCTGTCGAGAAATTGTTTCAGCCAAGCGCGCTCGGTCA is drawn from Bradyrhizobium lablabi and contains these coding sequences:
- a CDS encoding nuclear transport factor 2 family protein, giving the protein MTAEEFAKLLDDFTQSAESGDGARFAGHFTPDAIYYDYIYGAHKGRADIAHMMQNLFHRDAADYRWEMFDSVFDGEQGYAWSLSSFISKIPQFEGKRVVIDGISRFIVRDGLIAEYRESVNGGVAMAQLGVEPDRMAKVFTRWSGWLKARPETVDFLARPKGSRASRRREDKNQKRQK